Proteins co-encoded in one Flavivirga eckloniae genomic window:
- the rpoB gene encoding DNA-directed RNA polymerase subunit beta: MLSTQAERLNFSSIVNRTEYPDFLDIQIKSFQDFFQLETKSEERGDEGLYNTFMENFPITDSRNQFVLEFLDYFVDPPRYAIDECIERGLTYSVPLKARLKLYCTDPEHEDFETIVQDVYLGTIPYMTPSGTFCINGAERVVVSQLHRSPGVFFGQSFHANGTKLYSARVIPFKGSWIEFATDINQVMYAYIDRKKKLPVTTLFRAIGFERDKDILEIFDLAEEVKVSKSGLKKYLGRKLAARVLNTWHEDFVDEDTGEVVSIERNEIVLDRDTILDKENVEEIIEADVKTILLHKESAEQGDYAIIHNTLQKDPTNSEKEAVEHIYRQLRNAEPPDEETARGIIDKLFFSDQRYSLGEVGRYRMNKKLGLDIGMDKQVLTKEDIITIIKYLIELINSKAEIDDIDHLSNRRVRTVGEQLSQQFGVGLARMARTIRERMNVRDNEVFTPIDLINAKTLSSVINSFFGTNQLSQFMDQTNPLAEITHKRRLSALGPGGLSRERAGFEVRDVHYTHYGRLCPIETPEGPNIGLISSLSVYAKVNSMGFIETPYRKVTDGVVDIENKPTYLSAEEEEEKLIAQATVEVDDSGKILHDKVIARMEGDFPVIEPTSVNYTDVAPNQISSISASLIPFLEHDDANRALMGSNMMRQAVPLLLPQAPIVGTGLERQVASDSRVLINAEGKGEVLYVDANEIKIKYDRTEDEAKVSFDSDVKVYQLVKFRKTNQGTSINLKPIVTKGDIVTKGQVLCEGYATQKGELALGRNMKVAFMPWKGYNFEDAIVISEKVVREDIFTSIHIDEYSLEVRDTKLGNEELTNDIPNVSEEATKDLDENGMIRVGAEVKPGDILIGKITPKGESDPTPEEKLLRAIFGDKAGDVKDASLKASPSLNGVVIEKKLFARAVKDKRKRAQDKDDILQLEGIYDAKFDDLKNVLIEKLFTIVNGKTAQGIYNDLGEEVLPKGKKFTLKMLNAVDDYAHLVSGKWTTDEHTNQLVADLIHNYKIKENDLQGSLRREKFTISVGDELPAGIIKLAKVYIAKKRKLKVGDKMAGRHGNKGIVARIVRQEDMPFLEDGTPVDIVLNPLGVPSRMNIGQIYETVLGWAGQKLDRKYATPIFDGATIDQINGFTDEAGIPRYGHTYLYDGGTGQRFDQPATVGVIYMLKLGHMVDDKMHARSIGPYSLITQQPLGGKAQFGGQRFGEMEVWALEAYGASSTLREILTVKSDDVIGRAKTYESIVKGEPMPDPGLPESFNVLMHELKGLGLDIRLEE; this comes from the coding sequence ATGTTATCAACACAAGCTGAAAGATTAAATTTCTCGTCTATTGTAAATAGAACAGAATATCCGGATTTCTTGGATATTCAGATTAAATCCTTCCAGGATTTTTTCCAACTAGAAACAAAATCTGAAGAAAGAGGTGATGAAGGTCTTTATAACACCTTCATGGAGAACTTCCCTATTACAGATTCTCGTAATCAATTTGTTTTAGAATTTTTAGATTACTTCGTAGATCCACCAAGATATGCTATTGATGAGTGTATTGAACGAGGACTTACTTACAGCGTTCCGCTAAAAGCAAGGTTAAAGTTATACTGTACAGACCCTGAACATGAGGATTTCGAGACCATTGTTCAAGATGTGTACTTAGGAACAATACCTTACATGACACCAAGTGGTACTTTTTGTATCAACGGTGCTGAACGTGTCGTAGTTTCTCAATTACATCGTTCACCAGGAGTATTTTTTGGTCAATCTTTCCATGCAAATGGAACAAAACTATATTCAGCTAGGGTAATTCCTTTTAAAGGATCTTGGATTGAATTTGCTACAGATATTAATCAGGTAATGTATGCTTACATCGATAGAAAGAAAAAGTTACCTGTTACAACATTATTTAGAGCAATAGGTTTTGAGCGTGATAAGGATATCTTAGAGATTTTTGATCTTGCTGAAGAAGTAAAAGTATCTAAATCTGGATTAAAGAAATATTTAGGAAGAAAATTAGCAGCACGTGTATTAAACACATGGCATGAGGATTTTGTTGATGAAGATACAGGGGAAGTAGTATCTATTGAGCGTAACGAAATAGTACTTGATCGTGATACTATTTTAGATAAAGAGAATGTAGAGGAAATTATTGAAGCAGATGTAAAAACAATTCTTTTACATAAAGAAAGTGCAGAACAAGGTGATTACGCCATTATTCACAATACGCTTCAAAAAGATCCAACAAACTCAGAAAAAGAAGCTGTAGAGCATATCTACAGACAATTACGTAACGCTGAGCCGCCAGATGAGGAAACAGCGCGTGGTATCATTGATAAATTATTCTTCTCAGACCAACGTTACTCTTTAGGAGAAGTAGGTCGTTATAGAATGAACAAAAAATTAGGTCTTGATATTGGAATGGATAAGCAAGTGCTTACCAAAGAAGATATCATTACCATTATAAAATATTTAATCGAGCTTATCAACTCTAAAGCAGAGATTGATGATATTGATCACTTATCTAACCGTCGTGTACGTACAGTAGGTGAGCAATTATCACAACAATTTGGTGTTGGTTTAGCACGTATGGCACGTACGATTCGTGAGCGTATGAACGTTCGTGATAACGAGGTGTTTACACCAATAGATTTGATTAACGCTAAGACTTTATCGTCTGTAATTAATTCGTTCTTTGGTACAAACCAGTTATCTCAGTTTATGGATCAAACAAATCCATTAGCAGAGATCACTCACAAACGTCGTTTATCTGCATTAGGACCAGGAGGTTTATCGCGTGAAAGAGCAGGTTTCGAGGTACGTGATGTACACTATACGCACTACGGACGTTTATGTCCTATTGAAACACCAGAGGGACCAAATATTGGTTTAATTTCATCACTTTCTGTATATGCAAAAGTGAATTCAATGGGATTCATTGAAACACCGTATAGAAAAGTAACAGATGGTGTTGTTGACATAGAAAATAAGCCAACATATTTAAGTGCCGAAGAAGAAGAAGAAAAACTAATTGCACAAGCAACAGTAGAAGTTGATGATAGCGGTAAAATATTACACGACAAGGTAATTGCTCGTATGGAGGGGGACTTCCCGGTAATAGAGCCAACTTCTGTAAACTATACAGATGTAGCACCAAACCAAATATCGTCAATTTCGGCATCTTTAATTCCTTTCTTAGAGCATGATGATGCGAATAGAGCGTTGATGGGATCTAATATGATGCGTCAAGCAGTACCATTATTATTACCACAAGCTCCAATTGTAGGAACAGGATTAGAGCGTCAAGTAGCTTCAGATTCTCGTGTATTAATCAATGCCGAAGGAAAAGGAGAAGTACTATATGTTGATGCAAACGAAATAAAAATTAAATACGATCGTACAGAAGACGAGGCTAAAGTAAGCTTTGATAGCGACGTTAAAGTATATCAATTAGTTAAGTTCAGAAAAACGAATCAAGGAACATCTATCAACCTAAAACCAATTGTAACCAAAGGTGATATTGTAACTAAAGGTCAGGTTTTATGTGAAGGTTATGCTACTCAAAAAGGCGAGTTAGCATTAGGTAGAAACATGAAAGTAGCTTTCATGCCTTGGAAAGGATATAACTTTGAGGATGCGATTGTAATTTCAGAAAAAGTAGTAAGAGAAGATATCTTTACATCTATTCATATTGATGAATATTCGTTAGAAGTTAGAGATACCAAATTAGGTAACGAAGAGCTAACAAACGATATCCCTAACGTTTCTGAAGAAGCTACTAAAGATTTAGATGAAAACGGAATGATTCGCGTAGGTGCTGAAGTAAAACCTGGTGATATTCTTATAGGAAAGATTACTCCAAAAGGTGAATCTGATCCTACTCCGGAAGAAAAATTATTACGTGCAATCTTTGGTGATAAAGCAGGCGATGTAAAAGATGCCTCTTTAAAAGCATCACCATCTTTAAATGGTGTTGTAATTGAAAAGAAATTATTTGCAAGAGCCGTAAAAGATAAGCGTAAGAGAGCACAAGATAAAGATGATATCTTACAATTAGAAGGTATTTACGATGCTAAGTTTGATGATTTAAAGAATGTGTTAATCGAAAAACTTTTCACTATCGTAAATGGTAAAACAGCTCAAGGTATTTACAATGATTTAGGTGAAGAAGTATTGCCAAAAGGTAAAAAATTCACACTTAAAATGTTAAATGCTGTTGATGATTATGCACATTTAGTATCAGGTAAATGGACAACAGATGAGCATACTAACCAACTTGTAGCCGATTTAATTCACAACTATAAGATTAAAGAAAACGATTTACAAGGTTCTTTAAGACGTGAGAAGTTTACAATTTCTGTAGGTGATGAATTACCAGCAGGAATCATCAAATTAGCAAAAGTTTACATTGCTAAAAAACGTAAGCTTAAAGTAGGAGATAAAATGGCGGGACGTCACGGTAACAAAGGTATTGTTGCTAGAATCGTTCGTCAGGAAGATATGCCTTTCTTAGAGGACGGAACACCTGTTGATATTGTATTAAATCCACTTGGTGTACCATCTCGTATGAATATTGGTCAGATATACGAAACAGTATTAGGATGGGCAGGACAAAAATTAGATCGTAAATATGCGACTCCTATTTTTGACGGAGCAACTATAGATCAAATTAATGGATTTACAGATGAAGCTGGAATTCCAAGATATGGGCATACTTATTTATATGATGGTGGAACAGGTCAGCGTTTCGATCAACCAGCAACAGTTGGTGTGATTTACATGTTGAAACTAGGACACATGGTAGATGATAAGATGCACGCACGTTCTATAGGACCTTACTCATTAATTACACAACAACCATTAGGTGGTAAAGCACAGTTTGGTGGTCAGCGTTTTGGAGAGATGGAAGTTTGGGCACTTGAAGCTTATGGAGCATCAAGTACACTACGTGAAATCTTAACAGTAAAATCTGATGATGTAATTGGTAGAGCAAAGACATACGAAAGTATTGTTAAAGGAGAACCGATGCCAGATCCGGGACTACCTGAATCTTTCAACGTACTTATGCACGAATTGAAAGGATTAGGATTAGATATTAGATTAGAGGAATAA
- the rplL gene encoding 50S ribosomal protein L7/L12 — protein sequence MADLKDFAEQLVNLTVKEVNELATILKDEYGIEPAAAAAVAVAGPAAGGGDAAEEKTEFDVILKAAGGSKLAVVKLVKELTGLGLKEAKGLVDEAPSPIKEGVAKDEAEALKASLEEAGAEVELK from the coding sequence ATGGCAGATTTAAAAGATTTCGCAGAACAATTAGTTAACCTAACAGTAAAAGAAGTAAATGAGTTAGCTACTATATTAAAAGATGAGTATGGTATCGAGCCTGCTGCTGCTGCTGCAGTTGCTGTTGCTGGTCCTGCTGCTGGTGGTGGAGACGCTGCTGAAGAAAAAACTGAGTTTGATGTAATCTTAAAAGCAGCTGGTGGTTCTAAATTAGCAGTTGTAAAATTAGTTAAAGAATTAACTGGTTTAGGATTAAAAGAAGCTAAAGGATTAGTAGACGAAGCGCCAAGCCCAATCAAAGAAGGTGTAGCTAAAGACGAAGCAGAAGCTTTAAAAGCATCTTTAGAAGAAGCAGGAGCTGAGGTTGAGCTTAAGTAA
- the rplJ gene encoding 50S ribosomal protein L10, with amino-acid sequence MTREEKSQVIEELTAELANCSNIYLTDISGLNAGSTSDLRRACFKANVKMAVVKNTLLEKAMEASDKEFGELPSVLKGNTSVMYSETGNAPAKLIKNFRKKSDKPLLKGAFIEEAVYIGDEQLDALVDIKSKDELIGEIVTLLQSPAKNVISALKSGGGTLAGIIKTLSEKEG; translated from the coding sequence ATGACAAGAGAAGAAAAATCACAAGTAATTGAGGAATTAACTGCAGAATTAGCTAACTGTTCAAATATTTATTTAACAGATATTTCAGGATTAAACGCAGGGTCAACCTCAGATTTACGTCGTGCTTGTTTTAAAGCCAACGTAAAAATGGCAGTCGTTAAAAATACATTGCTTGAAAAAGCTATGGAAGCGTCAGATAAAGAATTTGGTGAGCTTCCTTCAGTTTTAAAAGGGAATACATCTGTGATGTATTCTGAAACAGGTAATGCACCAGCAAAGCTAATTAAGAACTTCCGTAAAAAATCAGATAAACCTTTATTAAAAGGCGCATTTATTGAGGAAGCTGTTTATATTGGCGATGAGCAATTAGACGCATTAGTAGATATCAAGTCTAAGGATGAGTTGATTGGAGAAATTGTTACATTATTACAATCTCCTGCTAAAAATGTTATCTCTGCACTTAAATCGGGTGGAGGAACACTTGCTGGTATTATTAAAACACTATCTGAAAAAGAAGGATAG
- the rplA gene encoding 50S ribosomal protein L1: MARLTKKQKEAAAKIEKGKLYSVDEASALIKEITNTKFDASVDLAVRLGVDPRKANQMVRGVVSLPHGTGKDMKVLALVTPDKEAEAKEAGADYVGLDEYLDKIKGGWTDVDVIITMPSVMGKLGPLGRVLGPRGLMPNPKTGTVTMDVAKAVTEVKAGKIDFKVDKTGIVHAAIGKASFSADKIAGNANELLQTLMKLKPTTAKGTYVKSIFMSSTMSPSVAIDPKIG, translated from the coding sequence ATGGCAAGATTAACAAAAAAGCAAAAAGAGGCTGCAGCGAAAATAGAAAAAGGAAAACTTTATTCTGTTGATGAAGCATCAGCATTAATAAAAGAAATTACTAATACTAAGTTTGATGCATCTGTAGATTTGGCTGTGCGTTTAGGAGTAGATCCTAGAAAAGCAAACCAAATGGTAAGAGGTGTTGTATCACTTCCACACGGTACTGGTAAAGATATGAAAGTATTAGCATTGGTAACACCAGATAAAGAAGCAGAAGCTAAAGAAGCTGGTGCAGATTACGTTGGTTTAGACGAGTACCTTGATAAAATTAAAGGTGGTTGGACAGACGTAGACGTAATTATTACTATGCCAAGTGTTATGGGGAAATTAGGTCCTTTAGGACGTGTATTAGGTCCAAGAGGTTTAATGCCTAACCCTAAAACAGGTACAGTAACTATGGATGTTGCTAAAGCTGTAACAGAAGTAAAAGCTGGTAAAATTGACTTTAAAGTTGATAAAACCGGTATTGTACACGCTGCTATAGGGAAAGCTTCATTTAGTGCTGATAAAATTGCAGGTAATGCAAATGAATTATTACAGACATTAATGAAATTGAAACCAACAACTGCAAAAGGTACTTATGTGAAAAGCATATTTATGTCTAGCACCATGAGTCCTAGTGTTGCAATTGATCCTAAAATTGGTTAA
- the rplK gene encoding 50S ribosomal protein L11, with the protein MAKELGKVVKLQVRGGAANPSPPVGPALGAAGVNIMEFCKQFNARTQDKPGKVLPVVISVYKDKSFDFVIKTPPAAVQLLEAAKVKKGSGEPNRKKVAKVSWDQIKTIAEDKMVDLNAFTIESAMKMVAGTARSMGITVTGKFPN; encoded by the coding sequence ATGGCAAAAGAATTAGGTAAAGTAGTTAAGTTACAAGTTCGGGGAGGTGCTGCGAATCCATCGCCACCGGTTGGACCCGCTTTAGGTGCTGCTGGAGTTAACATCATGGAGTTCTGTAAGCAATTTAATGCTAGAACACAGGATAAGCCTGGTAAAGTATTACCGGTTGTTATATCTGTTTACAAAGACAAGTCATTTGACTTTGTAATTAAAACTCCTCCAGCTGCAGTACAATTATTAGAAGCGGCCAAGGTGAAGAAAGGTTCAGGAGAACCAAACCGAAAGAAAGTAGCTAAAGTTTCTTGGGATCAGATTAAAACTATTGCAGAAGACAAAATGGTAGATTTAAATGCATTTACTATAGAGTCTGCTATGAAAATGGTTGCTGGTACAGCAAGATCTATGGGAATAACCGTTACAGGAAAATTTCCTAATTAA
- the nusG gene encoding transcription termination/antitermination protein NusG translates to MSEVSEKKWYVVRAVSGQENKIKTYIENEIARLGLQDYVDQVLVPTERVIQIRNGKKIHKEKVFFPGYIMVQANLTGEVPHIIRSVTNVIGFLGETKGGDPVPLRQSEVNRMLGKVDELSVEETANVAIPFTKGETVKVIDGPFNGFDGTIEKINEEKRKLEVMVKIFGRKTPLELSYMQVEKV, encoded by the coding sequence ATGTCAGAAGTAAGCGAAAAAAAGTGGTACGTAGTAAGAGCTGTAAGTGGTCAGGAGAATAAGATTAAAACTTATATCGAGAATGAAATAGCTCGGTTAGGTCTTCAAGATTATGTCGATCAAGTATTAGTTCCTACAGAGCGTGTGATTCAAATTAGAAATGGAAAAAAAATACACAAAGAAAAAGTGTTTTTTCCAGGGTATATTATGGTCCAAGCTAATTTAACAGGAGAAGTGCCTCATATAATACGTTCGGTTACTAATGTAATTGGGTTTTTAGGAGAAACTAAAGGAGGCGATCCAGTACCGCTTAGACAGTCTGAAGTAAACAGAATGCTAGGTAAAGTCGATGAGTTATCTGTAGAAGAAACAGCAAATGTTGCTATACCTTTTACTAAAGGAGAAACAGTAAAAGTTATCGACGGACCATTTAATGGATTTGATGGTACTATTGAGAAGATAAATGAAGAAAAGCGTAAACTAGAAGTAATGGTTAAGATTTTTGGAAGAAAAACACCATTGGAGCTAAGTTATATGCAAGTTGAAAAAGTATAA
- the secE gene encoding preprotein translocase subunit SecE, giving the protein MAGIVNYVKESFGELKNNVSWPSWAEAQSLTVLVAVFSILFSLAIWGVDTVFSKVVSYYFQLIN; this is encoded by the coding sequence ATGGCTGGAATTGTAAATTACGTAAAAGAATCATTCGGAGAACTTAAGAACAATGTAAGTTGGCCATCATGGGCAGAAGCACAAAGCTTAACAGTTTTGGTTGCTGTATTTTCAATTTTATTCTCCTTAGCAATTTGGGGAGTAGATACAGTATTTAGCAAAGTTGTTAGTTATTATTTTCAGTTAATTAATTAA
- the tuf gene encoding elongation factor Tu, translating to MAKATFDRSKPHLNIGTIGHVDHGKTTLTAAITKVLADAGLSEARDFDQIDNAPEEKERGITINTSHVEYQTENRHYAHVDCPGHADYVKNMVTGAAQMDGAILVVAATDGPMPQTREHILLGRQVGIPRIVVFLNKVDMVDDEELLELVDMEVRDLLNFYEYDGDNGPVISGSALGALNGEQKWVDTVLELMKACDSWIEEPLREVDKDFLMPIEDVFSITGRGTVATGRIETGIANTGDPVEIIGMGAEKLTSTITGIEMFRQILDRGEAGDNAGILLRGIEKTQISRGMVICKPGSVTPHKNFKAEVYILKKEEGGRHTPFHNNYRPQFYVRTTDVTGNIALPDGVEMVMPGDNLTITVELIQPIALNVGLRFAIREGGRTVGAGQVTEILD from the coding sequence ATGGCAAAGGCAACTTTCGATCGTTCAAAACCACACTTAAATATTGGTACAATTGGACACGTAGATCACGGTAAAACAACTTTAACTGCTGCTATTACTAAAGTATTAGCTGATGCAGGTTTATCAGAAGCAAGAGATTTCGATCAAATTGATAATGCTCCAGAAGAGAAAGAAAGAGGTATTACAATTAATACATCTCACGTAGAATATCAAACAGAGAATCGTCACTATGCTCACGTTGACTGTCCAGGTCACGCGGATTACGTAAAGAACATGGTAACAGGTGCTGCTCAAATGGATGGTGCAATATTAGTTGTAGCTGCTACAGATGGTCCTATGCCACAAACTCGTGAGCACATCTTATTAGGTCGTCAAGTAGGAATTCCTCGTATCGTTGTTTTCTTAAACAAAGTAGATATGGTTGACGATGAGGAGCTTTTAGAGTTAGTAGATATGGAAGTTAGAGATTTATTAAACTTCTATGAATATGATGGAGATAATGGTCCTGTAATTTCAGGTTCTGCTTTAGGTGCTTTAAATGGAGAGCAAAAATGGGTAGATACAGTATTAGAATTAATGAAAGCTTGTGATTCTTGGATTGAAGAGCCATTAAGAGAAGTTGATAAAGATTTCTTAATGCCAATCGAGGATGTATTCTCAATTACTGGTCGTGGAACTGTTGCAACAGGTCGTATCGAAACTGGTATTGCTAACACTGGTGATCCTGTAGAGATTATTGGTATGGGTGCTGAGAAATTAACATCTACTATTACAGGTATTGAAATGTTCCGTCAAATCCTAGATAGAGGAGAAGCTGGAGATAACGCTGGTATCTTATTAAGAGGTATTGAGAAAACTCAAATCTCAAGAGGTATGGTAATCTGTAAGCCAGGTTCTGTAACACCACATAAAAACTTCAAAGCTGAGGTTTATATCCTTAAAAAAGAAGAAGGTGGACGTCATACTCCATTCCATAATAACTACCGTCCACAGTTCTACGTACGTACAACTGACGTAACTGGAAACATTGCGCTTCCTGATGGAGTTGAAATGGTTATGCCTGGAGATAACTTAACTATTACTGTTGAATTAATCCAACCAATTGCATTGAACGTAGGTTTACGTTTCGCAATCCGTGAGGGTGGTAGAACAGTAGGAGCTGGTCAGGTAACTGAAATTTTAGACTAA
- the hpf gene encoding ribosome hibernation-promoting factor, HPF/YfiA family, translating to MKVNTQSVNFNADQKLIDFIQKRMDKLDMFYDKVIQSDVYLKVENTSEKENKIFEARVSVPGDSFIVKKQCKSFEEGADIAVSSLERQLKKRKEKLRPHL from the coding sequence ATGAAAGTAAACACGCAATCGGTGAATTTTAATGCTGACCAAAAGTTAATAGATTTTATTCAAAAGCGTATGGATAAATTAGATATGTTTTATGATAAAGTGATTCAATCAGATGTTTATTTGAAAGTTGAAAATACCAGCGAAAAAGAAAATAAAATATTCGAAGCGCGGGTAAGTGTTCCAGGAGATAGTTTTATAGTAAAGAAACAATGTAAAAGCTTTGAAGAAGGCGCAGATATAGCTGTATCGTCGTTAGAAAGACAGCTAAAAAAGAGAAAAGAAAAGTTAAGACCACATTTATAG
- a CDS encoding tyrosine-type recombinase/integrase — protein MPLKPFIDYLLLEKNYSALTVNAYQKDLETFSEFIKEEYDMDSIKGVNYSQIRSWIVNMVEKNLSNRSINRKVSALNTYFKFLLKTGDINLNPLSKHKALKMSKKIQVPFSELEMTTVLDDLNFDDDFESIRNKLIIELFYSTGIRRIELVELKRSSIDLDSKALKVLGKRNKERIIPLLGSVIETISKYLISRNNLERIIDTDHLLLTKKGVKIYETLVYRIINDYFSEASTKVKKSPHILRHSFATHMLNQGADLNAVKELLGHSSLAATQVYTHNSIAELKKVHIKAHPRSKK, from the coding sequence ATGCCATTAAAACCATTCATAGACTATTTATTACTCGAAAAGAATTATTCAGCTTTAACGGTTAATGCCTACCAAAAAGATTTGGAAACTTTTTCAGAATTTATAAAGGAAGAATACGATATGGATAGTATAAAAGGAGTAAACTATTCGCAAATAAGAAGTTGGATTGTTAATATGGTAGAAAAAAATTTGTCGAATAGAAGTATCAATAGGAAGGTATCTGCATTAAATACATATTTTAAGTTTCTTTTAAAAACAGGAGATATAAATCTGAACCCATTATCAAAGCATAAAGCTTTAAAAATGAGTAAAAAGATTCAAGTGCCTTTTTCAGAATTGGAAATGACCACAGTTTTGGATGATTTAAATTTTGACGATGACTTTGAAAGTATTCGTAATAAATTAATTATAGAACTATTCTATTCAACAGGGATTAGAAGGATAGAACTGGTTGAGTTGAAACGGTCATCTATAGATTTAGATAGCAAAGCATTGAAGGTTTTGGGTAAAAGGAACAAGGAGCGTATTATTCCATTATTAGGTTCTGTAATTGAAACAATAAGTAAGTATTTGATTTCAAGAAATAATTTAGAACGTATTATAGATACTGATCATCTCCTTTTAACGAAAAAGGGGGTTAAAATTTATGAAACACTTGTTTACAGAATAATAAATGACTATTTTAGTGAGGCATCAACAAAGGTGAAAAAGAGTCCGCATATTTTGCGCCATTCTTTTGCAACCCATATGTTAAACCAAGGTGCTGATTTAAATGCTGTTAAAGAGCTTTTAGGACATTCAAGCTTAGCTGCTACACAAGTTTATACACATAATAGTATAGCAGAATTAAAAAAGGTGCATATAAAAGCACACCCTAGAAGTAAAAAATAG
- a CDS encoding T9SS type A sorting domain-containing protein, translated as MYTTYPNCPENYTVPASQQHPGGRTYIINAINTINFYGSLYTNAIVECYAGNSIILGNGFRTSGGEFIGKIQECSSSSNKTVGTFQRINDEIENIIKLYPNPTSSIINISSTENIASWVLGNNFGTIYIKENAKYQDVRSFSLNLSDYPTGMYILKTTLKNGEVISKKIIKE; from the coding sequence GTGTATACAACATATCCTAATTGTCCTGAAAATTACACAGTACCAGCTTCTCAACAACATCCAGGAGGTAGAACTTATATAATCAACGCAATCAATACTATTAATTTTTATGGATCTCTATATACTAATGCTATTGTAGAATGTTATGCTGGTAATTCAATTATTCTTGGAAATGGTTTTCGTACAAGTGGAGGTGAATTTATAGGTAAAATTCAAGAATGTTCTTCTTCGAGTAATAAAACAGTGGGAACTTTTCAAAGAATTAATGATGAAATAGAAAATATCATAAAACTCTACCCTAACCCTACATCAAGCATCATAAATATTTCAAGTACAGAGAACATAGCGTCTTGGGTATTAGGCAATAATTTTGGCACCATTTATATTAAAGAAAACGCAAAATATCAAGATGTAAGATCATTCTCTTTAAACTTAAGTGATTATCCAACGGGCATGTATATTCTTAAAACGACACTTAAAAACGGAGAGGTCATTTCAAAAAAAATTATTAAAGAATAA
- the rpsU gene encoding 30S ribosomal protein S21 yields MLIIPIKEGENIDRALKRFKRKFDKTGTKRQLQVRKQFNKPSVLRRAQIQKAQYIQGLRDAEDI; encoded by the coding sequence ATGTTAATAATACCAATTAAAGAAGGAGAAAATATAGATAGAGCGCTAAAGCGTTTTAAAAGAAAGTTTGATAAAACTGGAACTAAGCGTCAGTTACAAGTTCGTAAGCAGTTTAACAAGCCTTCTGTTTTACGTAGAGCCCAGATTCAAAAAGCTCAGTACATCCAAGGATTAAGAGATGCAGAAGATATATAA